A genomic segment from Aspergillus puulaauensis MK2 DNA, chromosome 1, nearly complete sequence encodes:
- a CDS encoding kinesin family protein (COG:Z;~EggNog:ENOG410PHIY;~InterPro:IPR019821,IPR036961,IPR027417,IPR027640, IPR001752;~PFAM:PF16796,PF00225;~go_function: GO:0003777 - microtubule motor activity [Evidence IEA];~go_function: GO:0005524 - ATP binding [Evidence IEA];~go_function: GO:0008017 - microtubule binding [Evidence IEA];~go_process: GO:0007018 - microtubule-based movement [Evidence IEA]) codes for MTASPPASPTGPGPQRPYSALMRTPRSNSRLSMSSKHGGSRASDEDGKTAVKVAVRVRPPLKPTDPGYELIPQRFQRSMAHVTSPTSLAVDVPQGRKLFVFDRVFAETIEQEGVWEYLSDSVGSFLQGYNVSILAYGQSGAGKSYTMGTSGPNEQNDTSAMGIIPRAAQLLFEKLEGPKHSRNSSTGLRTPSRYSVSSTSSFGKQSIDKNWQLKATYVEIYNEQLRDLLLPDSVPSSDRSAVTIREDTKGRIILTGLHQVNINSFEDLIGALNFGSSIRQTDSTAINAKSSRSHAVFSLNLVQRKSGSGGTSQKDKRMSMPVEMLSGADQSVTVDSKLHFVDLAGSERLKNTGASGERAREGISINAGLAALGKVISQLSSRQAGSHVSYRDSKLTRLLQDSLGGNAYTYMIACVTPAEFHLSETLNTVQYAQRARAIQSKPRIQQVADDGDKHAVIERLKAEVAFLRQQLRNAEDNERRTVAPQERAERQNEREIELQNQLLDVQEGYNALSQRHAKLISELARDSQQTPANGENGDVESAVGDSVERLKRSHSFAESVEQVVLEYEKTIQSLESSLSNTRTSLSTTESTLLERETKCAYVETVNSQLQTRIQKLLDRESSTETYLHELESKLDGQTSGEEQQAAIVQELRKEISRCRESEASCEEYISTLEERLAEADQDVELMQREIDRLEHVVDRQRSLGKLDTLLHELDNIQGKKEDETRDQLKSDIAPPGAYQPRKRGMSLDVLTEAVETAIPDSDEGLAEPIPEEVEGETEEPESTTKQGDSDLKVLESATTRLESLENGHSRSGSSSPTQMRVVSDKLETVSQELFDLRMQHENTVNDYETLEAKYEEALRAMAELRQDAADEARHANTRNLVPTTTSRPVSFLEDIKAPPSKTGTQHSFSQSLSSELSLAGEPVTSQDSYNANTPQTTVDSQDGTVPNGDDNMRRLLLDHQESVNVMKQKYTELQAEHEDTLSLIDSLKAELQRSSSTSPPATPGFNPVIRRKTSQSIMSNVDRAHRSIIGLRSLATEEFSSRPDTMQNFDLHLDGAMHELHVRMERIQQLEVENQSVKKEMEMKSTIISGLTRERSSLQGASPVDRGLVNQLRDQVVQQENTLNQMREAHDMREKVLLEEIEELRGILKTQEEAAKAQDAHVEEQEKKITSLEGELTQWQGKHQNAVESLQSSEKQLQSTLAELNGSLATIDTMRSESGTSRDVTDKEVAATQLESDRAEQNQVVEELRRKAEEHESTSASNLAKIASLEKLLEAQKGATDSASTSGEIDVRQTRINELEQEIESHKSLADSHKKELESFHASHKQELEELETRTKAAAQGEHELRIAEQNNQHEEAMVALRAEISESRDELAKLLGMVSNLIKSDVTADNLADQIQDILTQKQHFSDKYAELMGTNEDLRKQIEARQGDDSRVEELNKAVLDKEGKVNELALLVATLEDTLLQRDEQIKKKEAIAAEAVVEKQKSARLVEELEDQITNSFDQHNNRLSVIQQERDQALEDAKAKIVIYERDIETYRVRIEQLELQIKNQDNSHDRSSSLTSNLRKSSSAASLPSPPPAIPLPPLPSIASATNGTSSPPSSRHTSKELVGSHVVEEQEARIRTIEKHLNAEKQLTATLEEALGDLEAQSNKVKSDCDAWKKKAWQLEEELGTLRKERNSQRLSLQAVEEERSARREAEAARAQLEERMNALNKKKKKSTLNCF; via the exons ATGACGGCCTCGCCGCCAGCGTCGCCCACGGGGCCGGGCCCCCAGAGACCTTATAGCGCCTTAATGCGTACCCCGCGGAGCAACAGCCGCTTGAGTATGAGCAGTAAACATGGCGGGAGCAGGGCGTctgatgaggatgggaaaACCGCGGTCAAAGTTG CCGTCCGTGTCCGTCCTCCGCTGAAGCCCACCGACCCCGGGTACGAATTGATCCCGCAGCGTTTCCAACGTTCCATGGCCCATGTCACGTCGCCGACAAGCTTAGCCGTCGATGTACCACAGGGTCGTAAACTCTTTGTTTTCGATCGCGTTTTCGCCGAGACTATCGAGCAGGAGGGCGTCTGGGAGTATCTTAGCGACAGCGTCGGTTCCTTCCTGCAAGGCTACAATGTCTCTATTTTGGCTTACGGCCAGTCTGGTGCCGGTAAATCCTACACAATGGGAACTTCGGGCCCAAATGAGCAGAACGACACTTCGGCGATGG GTATTATCCCACGTGCCGCTCAACTTCTATTCGAGAAGCTAGAGGGTCCCAAACATTCTCGCAACAGCTCCACCGGTCTCCGTACGCCATCGCGATATTCAGTTAGCTCTACATCAAGCTTTGGAAAACAAAGCATTGATAAGAACTGGCAGTTGAAAGCTACCTATGTCGAG ATTTACAACGAGCAATTGAGAGATTTGCTCCTTCCTGATTCCGTCCCCTCGTCAGATCGGAGTGCCGTCACTATCCGCGAAGACACCAAGGGCCGCATTATCCTGACGGGCTTACATCAAGTAAACATCAACTCTTTCGAGGATCTTATCGGCGCTTTGAACTTCGGTTCGTCCATTCGACAGACCGACTCTACTGCAATCAACGCCAAATCCTCGCGATCTCATGCAGTCTTCAGCTTGAACCTTGTTCAGCGAAAGTCTGGCAGCGGTGGAACGTCACAGAAAGACAAACGCATGTCCATGCCGGTGGAGATGCTTTCTGGTGCTGATCAATCCGTAACAGTCGACAGCAAGCTCCACTTTGTCGATTTGGCCGGAAGTGAGCGTTTGAAAAACACTGGAGCTTCCGGTGAGCGTGCGCGCGAAGGTATTTCGATTAACGCTGGTCTTGCTGCTCTGGGAAAGGTCATCTCGCAACTCTCTTCTCGTCAAGCCGGCTCTCACGTTTCCTACCGCGACTCCAAACTTACTCGATTGCTTCAAGACTCGCTGGGTGGGAACGCTTACACATACATGATTGCCTGCGTTACGCCCGCAGAATTCCATCTCAGTGAAACCTTGAACACAGTTCAGTATGCACAGAGAGCGAGAGCAATCCAAAGCAAACCCCGTATCCAGCAGgttgccgatgatggcgacaagCATGCAGTGATTGAGAGACTCAAGGCTGAGGTTGCCTTTTTGCGGCAGCAACTGCGCAACGCGGAGGACAATGAACGACGAACTGTCGCTCCCCAGGAACGCGCTGAACGCCAGAATGAACGTGAAATAGAACTCCAAAATCAGCTCCTCGATGTCCAGGAGGGTTATAACGCACTAAGCCAACGCCATGCCAAGCTAATTTCTGAGCTCGCGAGAGATTCGCAACAAACTCCCGCCAATGGCGAGAATGGTGATGTTGAGTCCGCTGTCGGTGACTCCGTAGAGAGGCTTAAACGGTCACACTCATTCGCGGAGTCGGTTGAACAAGTTGTTTTAGAGTACGAAAAGACCATCCAGAGTCTCGAGTCCTCGCTTTCAAACACCCGGACTTCCTTGTCCACAACAGAAAGCACTCTCCTCGAACGTGAGACCAAATGTGCCTACGTCGAAACGGTCAACTCTCAACTCCAGACCCGCATCCAGAAACTCCTGGACCGAGAGTCTAGCACAGAAACCTATCTCCATGAGTTAGAGTCAAAGCTGGATGGCCAAACCTCTGGTGAAGAGCAACAGGCCGCGATAGTACAAGAACTGCGCAAGGAGATCAGCCGTTGCCGCGAGAGTGAGGCTAGCTGTGAAGAGTATATATCCACCTTGGAAGAGCGCCTAGCAGAGGCTGACCAAGACGTGGAACTCATGCAACGCGAAATTGATCGCCTGGAGCACGTTGTGGATCGCCAACGAAGCCTCGGCAAACTAGACACCCTCCTTCACGAGTTGGACAACATCCAGGGCAAGAAAGAGgacgagactcgagaccAACTTAAATCCGATATTGCTCCTCCAGGAGCCTACCAGCCCCGAAAGCGTGGGATGTCTCTTGACGTACTGACCGAGGCTGTTGAAACGGCTATCCCTGATTCAGATGAGGGTCTGGCTGAACCGATCCCCGAGGAAGTCGAAGGCGAGACTGAAGAGCCCGAGTCGACGACAAAGCAAGGCGACTCCGATCTGAAAGTCCTAGAAAGTGCTACCACCCGCCTTGAAAGCCTTGAGAATGGACATTCCCGGAGCGGATCTTCAAGCCCTACTCAGATGCGGGTTGTTTCCGATAAGTTGGAAACCGTCAGCCAGGAGCTTTTCGACCTACGTATGCAACACGAGAATACCGTCAATGACTACGAGACCCTTGAGGCCAAATACGAGGAGGCCTTGAGGGCCATGGCGGAACTTCGCCAGGATGCCGCGGATGAGGCCCGCCACGCAAACACCCGAAACCTCGTCCCGACCACAACTTCTCGCCCGGTTTCTTTTTTAGAGGATATCAAGGCACCCCCGTCGAAAACTGGAACACAACACTCGTTCTCGCAATCACTCTCATCGGAATTATCCTTGGCCGGGGAGCCTGTTACTTCGCAAGACTCATATAATGCGAACACGCCGCAAACTACTGTTGATTCTCAAGACGGAACTGTGCCGAACGGAGATGATAACATGCGCAGACTTCTTTTAGATCACCAAGAGAGTGTCAACGTGATGAAGCAGAAGTACACTGAGCTCCAGGCGGAACACGAAGATACCCTAAGCTTAATCGATTCCCTCAAGGCTGAGCTACAGAGATCGAGTTCTACCTCCCCTCCGGCAACACCCGGCTTCAACCCTGTCATTCGCAGAAAAACCAGTCAAAGCATCATGTCGAATGTTGACCGAGCTCACCGTTCAATCATCGGCCTGCGCAGTCTCGCAACTGAGGAATTTTCCTCTCGCCCGGACACAATGCAAAACTTCGACCTTCATCTGGATGGTGCGATGCACGAGCTTCACGTCCGCATGGAACGTATACAGCAACTGGAAGTGGAGAACCAGAgtgtgaagaaggagatggaaatgAAATCCACCATCATTTCAGGTCTTACTCGGGAGCGATCCAGTTTGCAGGGCGCTTCTCCGGTTGACAGGGGCCTTGTGAACCAACTACGTGACCAGGTTGTCCAGCAAGAGAACACACTAAACCAGATGAGGGAAGCCCACGACATGAGGGAGAAGGTCCTTCTTGAGGAAATTGAGGAACTGAGGGGCATCTTGAAGACCCAGGAGGAAGCGGCAAAAGCGCAGGATGCGCATGTggaagagcaggagaagaagatcacgAGCCTTGAGGGTGAGCTGACACAATGGCAAGGCAAGCACCAGAACGCCGTTGAATCCCTACAGTCATCGGAGAAGCAGCTCCAGTCTACCCTGGCCGAGCTCAATGGCTCTCTTGCTACAATCGACACAATGCGTTCTGAGAGTGGTACTTCTCGCGATGTCACAGATAAGGAAGTGGCAGCCACACAACTTGAAAGTGACCGCGCAGAGCAAAACCAGGTTGTAGAAGAGTTAAGGCGGAAGGCAGAGGAGCATGAAAGCACATCTGCCAGTAACCTCGCGAAAATTGCTTCTCTTGAAAAGCTGCTCGAGGCTCAAAAGGGAGCCACTGACTCTGCGTCTACTTCGGGTGAAATCGATGTCCGCCAGACCCGTATTAACGAGCTAGAGCAAGAGATTGAGAGCCACAAATCTCTTGCCGACTCACACAAGAAGGAATTGGAGTCTTTCCACGCGTCTCATAAGCaagagctggaagagctggagactCGAACCAAGGCCGCTGCCCAAGGTGAACATGAATTGCGCATCGCAGAGCAGAATAACCAGCACGAAGAGGCTATGGTGGCTTTGCGAGCTGAAATTTCTGAGTCGCGCGACGAGCTGGCTAAGCTACTTGGCATGGTTTCCAACCTTATCAAGTCAGATGTCACAGCCGACAACCTGGCGGATCAGATCCAAGACATTCTGACGCAGAAGCAGCACTTTTCAGACAAGTATGCCGAACTTATGGGCACGAATGAGGATCTTCGTAAGCAGATCGAGGCCAGACAGGGCGATGACAGTCGTGTGGAAGAGCTCAACAAGGCTGTTTTGGACAAGGAAGGCAAGGTTAATGAGCTTGCTTTGCTTGTGGCCACGTTGGAAGACACTCTCCTGCAAAGGGATGAAcagatcaagaagaaggaagccaTCGCTGCGGAAGCCGTGGTTGAGAAGCAAAAGAGCGCGCGCCTCGttgaggagctcgaggaccAGATCACCAACAGCTTCGACCAACACAACAACCGTCTTTCTGTCATTCAACAGGAGCGCGACCAGGCTTTGGAAGACGCCAAGGCTAAGATTGTCATTTATGAGAGGGATATCGAGACCTACCGTGTGCGCATTGAGCAGCTCGAG CTTCAAATCAAGAACCAGGACAACTCCCACGACCGCAGCAGCTCTCTCACATCCAACCTCCGCAAGAGCTCTTCGGCAGCATCTCTCCCTTCGCCCCCGCCTGCTATTCCCCTCCCACCTCTCCCCTCTATTGCATCCGCTACTAACGGCacttcatctcctccaagctCTCGGCACACTAGCAAGGAGCTGGTCGGCAGCCACGTTGtcgaggagcaggaggccCGTATCCGTACCATCGAGAAGCATCTCAATGCTGAAAAGCAACTCACCGCCACTTTGGAGGAAGCTCTGGGTGATCTAGAAGCACAGAGCAACAAGGTCAAGTCCGACTGCgacgcctggaagaagaaggcttggcagttggaggaagagctAGGCACACTGCGCAAGGAGCGCAACTCTCAACGCCTCTCGCTTCAAGccgtcgaggaagagaggagcGCTCGTCGCGAGGCCGAAGCTGCTCGAGCCCAACTCGAGGAGCGTATGAACGCACtaaacaaaaagaagaagaagagcacgCTCAACTGCTTCTAG
- a CDS encoding SDR family oxidoreductase (COG:S;~EggNog:ENOG410PPKK;~InterPro:IPR036291), which produces MSTTKPKVAFVTGANGISGNAIMEHLIRTPKTEWSKIIITSRSPLKAPYCHDVTHAYYTSYVHTDDFARLKVLNVPLFKNFLTAIDQVARNTLQRVCLQTGGKHYGAHLGPVKQPSSEEHPRYDDNGDNFYYPQEDFMFAMQKDRGWTYNIIRPNAIIGFTPGGNGMSEALTLALYFLICREKGEFPRFPGNQFFYTCPDDNSYAPSLADLSVWATTAPAAANEAFNHVNGDTFVWRYFFPKIGNYFGLEVPETTKFGATGEEGTHSENEFKMGEWAADKKPVWEEICRKYGGNPEAFNWGTWGFFDWAVGKAWPTVSSITKARKFGWNRYDDTYESWIETFRSFENAGILPRNGGKKVP; this is translated from the exons ATGTCCACAACCAAACCCAAGGTTGCCTTCGTCACCGGCGCGAACGGAATTAGTGGCAACGCCATCATGGAGCATTTAATTCGCACACCCAAGACAGAATG GTCAAAGATTATTATCACCTCCCGCAGCCCCCTCAAGG CTCCTTACTGCCATGATGTGACACACGCTTACTATACCTCCTATGTGCATACCGACGATTTCGCACGCCTGAAGGTCTTGAACGTACCCCTGTTTAAGAACTTCCTTACGGCAATTGATCAAGTTGCAAGGAATACTCTTCAAAGAGTGTGTCTCCAGACCGGTGGAAAG CACTACGGAGCGCATCTGGGCCCGGTGAAGCAGCCAAGCAGCGAGGAACACCCACGGTACGATGATAACGGGGATAACTTCTACTATCCGCAAGAGGACTTTATGTTCGCGATGCAAAAGGACAGAGGCTGGACGTACAACATTATCCGGCCCAATGCGATTATAGGGTTCACGCCAGGAG GCAATGGAATGTCTGAAGCTCTCACACTGGCCTTGTATTTTCTCATCTGCCGAGAAAAGGGAGAATTCCCGCGTTTTCCTGGGAATCAGTTCTTCTATACCTGCCCGGACGACAATTCATATGCACCCAGTCTTGCCGATCTAAGCGTTTGGGCTACCACAGCCCCAGCGGCAGCGAATGAGGCCTTCAACCATGTGAACGGAGATACATTTGTCTGGAGGTACTTCTTCCCGAAGATTGGGAATTATTTCGGCTTAGAG GTCCCAGAAACAACCAAATTCGGCGCAACAGGCGAGGAGGGTACCCACAGCGAGAACGAATTCAAAATGGGTGAGTGGGCAGCTGACAAGAAGCCCGTGTGGGAGGAAATCTGCCGGAAGTACGGCGGAAACCCGGAAGCCTTCAACTGGGGTACGTGGGGGTTCTTTGACTGGGCTGTCGGCAAGGCCTGGCCCACGGTCAGCTCTATCACCAAGGCGAGGAAGTTTGGGTGGAATCGGTATGATGACACCTACGAGAGTTGGATTGAAACGTTCCGCTCGTTTGAAAATGCGGGGATTTTACCGCGCAACGGGGGTAAGAAGGTACCGTGA
- a CDS encoding uncharacterized protein (COG:S;~EggNog:ENOG410PFNI;~InterPro:IPR033310,IPR006166,IPR042530;~PFAM:PF02732;~go_component: GO:0005634 - nucleus [Evidence IEA];~go_component: GO:0048476 - Holliday junction resolvase complex [Evidence IEA];~go_function: GO:0003677 - DNA binding [Evidence IEA];~go_function: GO:0004518 - nuclease activity [Evidence IEA];~go_process: GO:0006281 - DNA repair [Evidence IEA]): MPPEVIDLLSSTPPPPTNPREPSSIRRFRSSPPAPADALSIPLLSDDIDLDLAQFINDGADDLDNPPKRRRLTPEIDTATKSPRGNDNLLPPRNRSHFVFSDEIVPSSDGPSNAQSKRPAFTLDSDPIVFTSSAPELAGRNASPEKRDNQQATTKSRAIQIDDDSDNGTAFGGGGPQRRKHPWGDDIDQSSDTFNVPDPSEIFNIPEREVAVPGLRSELSGRTASLLASLQKHTKDDASDAGARPKQKSRGRRGVSEELRDPDELPEPRRGRKPKKATTSKPATADKETKAKEREVAKVQRDREKQLEKERKQKMKEEKAKDKQFAAEIADVNKLKVEKKNSTPEMIIDLSSSFKETGVGNQALEYMRALGVEYSFFDSSFRNLIKWRRKMKATYNKALGYWEPCELHIQEEEHVLYFLTAQEFVEMAASSVDPDTPNAPSDLEVHVLRLKSAHPRCTVIYLIEGLTAWMRKSANARNRAYQAEFRRNLEEAQGPSTTASTSAPSRRKKSNKSDSIPQIDDDTIEDALLNLQVTHNCLIHQTAAPPETAEWIKVFTEHISTIPYRRERIEDNDSAFCMESGQVKPGEDAFDSYIRMLQEVSRVTASMAYGVARQHPTVVDLIRGMRGSGPGMLEDVKKSANKNGAVTDSRIGPAASRRLYKVFMGIDPQSTDI; encoded by the exons ATGCCGCCAGAGGTCATTGACCTCCTTTCATCGACCCCCCCGCCTCCCACAAACCCCCGCGAGCCTTCCTCCATCAGACGATTTCGCTCTAGCCCACCTGCACCCGCCGATGCACTCTCAATCCCGCTCTTGTCGGACGACAttgaccttgaccttgcgcaATTTATCAATGATGGTGCAGACGACCTTGATAACCCGCCTAAACGGAGACGGTTAACCCCGGAGATTGACACAGCGACCAAGTCACCTCGCGGTAATGACAATTTACTGCCCCCGCGGAACCGGAGTCATTTCGTTTTCTCCGATGAGATTGTGCCCTCTTCCGATGGACCTTCAAATGCACAGTCTAAGCGGCCGGCCTTCACGCTAGACTCCGATCCGATTGTTTTCACGTCTTCTGCCCCCGAACTGGCTGGACGGAATGCGTCCCCGGAGAAAAGGGATAACCAACAAGCTACTACGAAGTCGAGGGCAATACAGATCGATGATGATAGTGACAATGGCACTGCTTTTGGTGGCGGTGGTCCGCAGAGGCGCAAGCATCCTTGGGGGGATGATATTGATCAATCCAGTGACACGTTCAACGTTCCGGACCCTAGCGAGATATTCAATATTCCAGAGAGGGAGGTTGCGGTGCCGGGGTTGCGATCGGAGTTATCTGGTAGGACAGCAAGTTTACTAGCAAGTCTCCAAAAACATACAAAGGACGATGCTTCTGATGCTGGGGCACGTCCAAAACAGAAATCGCGTGGACGTCGGGGTGTTAGCGAAGAACTGCGTGACCCTGATGAACTGCCTGAGCCACGGAGAGGGCGCAAGCCGAAAAAAGCCACAACAAGTAAACCAGCGACTGCGGACAAAGAGACAAAAGCAAAGGAGCGAGAGGTAGCCAAAGTGCAGCGTGACCGCGAAAAGCAGCTGGAAAAGGAGcggaagcagaagatgaaggaggagaaggcgaaagaCAAACAGTTCGCTGCTGAAATAGCGGACGTGAACAAACTTAAGGTcgaaaaaaagaattccACACCGGAGATGATAATTGACCTCTCTTCGTCATTCAAGGAAACTGGTGTCGGCAACCAAGCACTAGAGTATATGCGAGCGCTTGGGGTGGAATATTCCTTCTTCGACAGTTCGTTCCGAAATCTCATCAAATGGCGCCGAAAGATGAAGGCCACGTACAACAAGGCGCTCGGGTACTGGGAGCCATGTGAACTCCacatccaagaagaagaacatgttTTATACTTCTTAACAGCGCAGGAGTTTGTCGAAATGGCCGCGTCGTCTGTTGACCCCGACACGCCAAATGCACCGAGTGACCTAGAGGTGCATGTTCTCCGCTTGAAAAGCGCCCATCCACGCTGCACGGTGATCTATCTCATCGAGGGCCTTACAGCATGGATGCGCAAGAGCGCAAACGCGCGAAACAGAGCGTATCAAGCCGAGTTCCGCCGCAATCTCGAGGAAGCCCAAGGGCCgtcaacaacagcatcaacatccgCCCCATCGCGCCGCAAGAAATCAAACAAATCTGACTCCATTCCACAAATCGACGATGATACAATCGAAGATGcgcttctcaacctccaagTCACGCACAACTGTCTCATCCATCAAACTGCTGCACCTCCAGAGACTGCCGAGTGGATCAAGGTGTTCACAGAACACATTTCAACCATCCCTTACCGCCGTGAACGCATAGAAGATAACGATTCTGCCTTCTGCATGGAAAGTGGCCAGGTCAAGCCGGGAGAGGATGCCTTTGATTCTTATATTCGCATGCTCCAAGAGGTCAGTCGAGTTACAGCATCGATGGCGTACGGAGTAGCTCGTCAGCACCCCACCGTTGTCGATTTGATAAGGGGGATGCGGGGGTCTGGGCCAGGGATGCTGGAAGATGTTAAG AAATCAGCAAACAAGAATGGCGCTGTCACGGATTCCCGTATCGGTCCTGCGGCAAGTCGACGTCTGTACAAAGTGTTCATGGGAATTGATCCGCAGTCCACGGATATTTGA
- the MCH1 gene encoding MFS transporter (COG:U;~EggNog:ENOG410PHCI;~InterPro:IPR011701,IPR036259;~PFAM:PF07690,PF06813;~TransMembrane:10 (i79-104o124-141i148-168o183-207i219-238o258-280i480-498o518-537i544-566o586-607i);~go_function: GO:0022857 - transmembrane transporter activity [Evidence IEA];~go_process: GO:0055085 - transmembrane transport [Evidence IEA]), with translation MAGANGQAQPVIDKRDFDRNRQSASPHEPNAQERDDLLGSRPHSSLSMSNRFSDNNDGLLSDVVEEIVERDRRKIARKVVRIGSFVWGIVTCLGAGSITAFSLYGPLLLTRLHYTQLRVNEVSIAAGVSMYLPVSLAGYLCDRYSPSPLTLFAGITFGFGYLLAASVYKSGPPPDAGGSGYPFWVMVVAFVAIGMATCSMYLAAVTTCAKNFGRGKHKGIILAVPIAAFGLSGMWQSQVGTYLLCERLGDGSCGDVDVYKYFVFLAILLVTIGVIGTFALRIVDEEEETYIDEAVEELERSGLLAESEFFQPRSEVSATYGTFSENDENHQSDDNQSVTLSEERREAARREKEREEEERRKKNWLLNYETRTFLADHTMWWLALGFFLVTGPGEAYLNNLGTIVQTLNSDSTAFIDEHPAGLPSTHVTIIALTSTIARLLTGSLSDLFAPTTNHYHLTADQEAASTEQSTTKHHPTLSRIAFLIPSALLLSLGFLLLSSPFPTSHPELSHLTTALVGLGYGSAFSLVPIIISVVWGVENFGTNWGIVAMFPAAGAAMWGVIYSRGYQDAADRSPTDDGQCQGWRCFGFWSIGCTVSVWVAVAAWLVAWGSWRRRGVVV, from the exons ATGGCAGGTGCAAATGGCCAGGCGCAGCCGGTCATCGATAAGCGCGACTTCGACAGGAATCGTCAGTCAGCCTCTCCACATGAACCTAACGCTCAAGAGCGCGATGACTTGCTTGGCTCGCGCCCCCACTCGAGTCTTTCTATGAGCAATCGGTTTAGCGACAACAATGATGGCCTCCTGAGTGACGTGGTTGAGGAAATCGTGGAAAGGGACCGACGGAAGATAGCGAGGAAGGTTGTCCGCATAGGCAGCTTCGTTTGGGGAATCGTTACTTG TCTCGGCGCAGGGAGCATTACAGCGTTCTCGCTATACGGACCGTTGCTGTTGACTCGTTTACACTATACCCAGCTACGGGTGAATGAGGTCTCCATTGCAGCCGGTGTATCAATGTATCTCCCAGTGTCTCTGGCGGGATATCTTTGCGATCGTTAttcgccatctccattgACTTTATTCGCGGGGATTACTTTCGGCTTCGGTTACCTCCTTGCGGCTTCCGTGTACAAGAGTGGGCCACCTCCGGATGCTGGCGGTTCGGGATATCCATTCTGGGTAATGGTAGTGGCATTTGTCGCTATTGGGATGGCTACGTGCAGTATGTACTTGGCTGCCGTGACGACATGTGCAAAGAACTTTGGCAGGGGTAAGCACAAGGGCATCATCCTAGCTGTTCCCATTGCAGCATTCGGCCTGAGTGGAATGTGGCAAAGCCAGGTTGGAACCTACCTCCTGTGCGAACGCCTGGGAGATGGAAGCTGcggcgatgtcgacgtcTACAAAtactttgtctttcttgcgATTCTTCTTGTAACCATTGGAGTCATTGGTACCTTTGCACTCCGGatcgtggatgaggaagaggagacttACATTGATGAAGCggtcgaggagttggagcgAAGCGGCTTGTTAGCAGAGAGTGAATTCTTCCAACCACGCAGCGAAGTGAGCGCTACGTACGGGACCTTCTCCGAGAATGACGAGAATCATCAGTCTGACGACAACCAATCCGTTACCTTGTCAGAAGAAAGGCGGGAGGCCGCAAGACgtgagaaagagagagaagaggaagagcgcaGAAAGAAGAATTGGTTGCTGAATTATGAAACGAGGACTTTCCTTGCGGATCACACTATGTGGTGGCTTGCTCTGGGATTCTTTTTGGTTACTGGCCCAGGGGAAGCCTATCTTAATAAC CTGGGAACAATTGTACAAACCCTGAATTCAGACTCAACGGCCTTTATCGACGAACACCCCGCCGGCCTGCCCTCTACACACGTCACAATAATAGCGCTTACGTCCACCATAGCCCGACTTTTAACTGGCTCACTCTCTGACTTATTTGCCCCCACCACTAACCACTACCATCTCACTGCGGATCAGGAAGCTGCAAGCACAGAGCAATCCACGACCAAACACCACCCTACGCTCTCACGAATTGCGTTCCTTATTCCATCggcgctcctcctctccctgggatttctcctcctctcgtCCCCATTTCCGACTAGCCACCCAGAGCTCTCCCACCTAACCACTGCCCTCGTCGGTCTCGGCTACGGAAGCGCATTCTCCTTAGTTCCAATCATCATCTCCGTAGTTTGGGGCGTCGAGAACTTTGGCACAAACTGGGGCATTGTCGCCATGTTCCCCGCCGCGGGTGCGGCCATGTGGGGTGTCATTTACTCACGCGGATATCAAGATGCCGCGGATCGCTCGCCGACAGACGACGGACAGTGCCAAGGTTGGAGGTGTTTCGGCTTCTGGTCCATCGGGTGTACAGTAAGCGTCTGGGTTGCAGTTGCAGCCTGGTTGGTTGCTTGGGGGTCATGGCGACGAAGGGGGGTTGTTGTCTGA